The following proteins are co-located in the Citrobacter freundii ATCC 8090 = MTCC 1658 = NBRC 12681 genome:
- the hycI gene encoding hydrogenase maturation peptidase HycI, with product MTDVLLCVGNSMMGDDGAGPLLAEMCAANPQGNWVVIDGGSAPENDIVAIRELRPQRLLIVDATDMGLNPGEIRIIDPDDIAEMFMMTTHNMPLNYLVDQLKDDVGEVIFLGIQPDIVGFYYPMTQPIKDAVDTVYQRLAGWEGHGGFSELEAPEE from the coding sequence GTGACTGACGTTTTATTATGTGTGGGTAACAGCATGATGGGCGATGACGGCGCGGGCCCGCTGCTGGCTGAAATGTGTGCTGCAAATCCTCAAGGCAACTGGGTTGTCATCGACGGTGGTAGTGCGCCAGAAAACGATATTGTCGCCATCCGTGAACTGCGTCCGCAACGTTTGTTGATTGTTGATGCTACCGATATGGGGCTGAACCCTGGTGAAATCCGCATTATCGATCCCGATGACATTGCCGAGATGTTCATGATGACCACTCATAACATGCCGCTGAATTACCTGGTCGATCAGTTGAAAGACGACGTTGGCGAGGTGATTTTCCTCGGCATTCAACCGGACATCGTCGGTTTTTACTACCCGATGACACAGCCGATCAAAGATGCTGTTGATACCGTCTATCAGCGATTAGCCGGTTGGGAAGGACACGGTGGATTCTCCGAGCTGGAAGCGCCAGAAGAGTAA
- a CDS encoding formate hydrogenlyase maturation HycH family protein: MSETVVFSQLSRKFIDENDATPAEAQQVVYYSLAIGHHLGIIDCLEAALTCPWDEYLAWIATLAEGSEARRKMEGVPKYGEIVIDFNHVQMLARAFDDARAVQTPQQQEWSKLMLSMLHDIHQESAIYLMVRRHRD; this comes from the coding sequence ATGAGTGAAACGGTGGTGTTCAGTCAACTGAGCCGTAAGTTTATTGATGAGAACGATGCGACGCCCGCTGAGGCGCAGCAGGTTGTCTATTACAGCCTGGCGATTGGTCACCACCTTGGGATCATCGATTGCCTGGAAGCGGCGTTAACTTGTCCATGGGACGAATATCTGGCATGGATTGCTACCCTTGCTGAGGGAAGCGAAGCTCGCCGGAAAATGGAAGGTGTGCCGAAATACGGCGAGATCGTTATCGATTTCAACCATGTGCAAATGCTGGCACGCGCGTTCGATGATGCGCGTGCCGTACAGACCCCGCAGCAGCAGGAGTGGAGCAAGCTGATGCTTAGCATGCTGCACGACATACACCAGGAAAGCGCCATCTATCTGATGGTGAGGAGACACCGTGACTGA
- the hycG gene encoding formate hydrogenlyase subunit HycG, with the protein MSNLLGPRDANGIPVPMTVDESIASMKASLLKSIKRSAYVYRVDCGGCNGCEIEIFATLSPLFDAERFGIKVVPSPRHADILLFTGAVTRAMRSPALRAWQSAPDPKICISYGACGNSGGIFHDLYCVWGGTDKIVPVDVYIPGCPPTPAATLYGFAMALGLLEQKIHARAPGELDEQPAEILHPDMVQPLRVKVDREARRLAGYRYGRQIADDYMTQLGQGEHQVARWLEAENDPRLTEIVTHLNHVVEEARIR; encoded by the coding sequence ATGAGCAATTTATTAGGCCCACGTGACGCCAACGGTATTCCGGTACCGATGACGGTGGATGAATCCATTGCCAGCATGAAAGCGTCGCTGCTAAAAAGCATCAAGCGTTCAGCGTACGTTTACCGTGTGGACTGCGGCGGCTGCAACGGTTGCGAAATCGAAATCTTCGCCACGCTTTCTCCGCTGTTTGACGCCGAACGTTTTGGCATCAAAGTGGTACCGTCCCCGCGCCATGCGGATATCCTGCTGTTTACCGGCGCGGTAACCCGTGCCATGCGCTCTCCGGCGCTACGCGCCTGGCAGTCTGCGCCAGACCCGAAAATTTGTATCTCTTACGGTGCTTGCGGTAACAGCGGCGGTATTTTCCACGACTTATACTGCGTCTGGGGCGGCACGGACAAAATCGTACCGGTGGATGTGTATATCCCTGGCTGCCCGCCAACGCCTGCAGCCACGCTGTATGGTTTTGCCATGGCGTTGGGTCTGCTGGAACAAAAAATTCACGCGCGTGCGCCGGGTGAACTGGACGAACAGCCCGCCGAAATTCTGCATCCGGATATGGTTCAGCCGCTGCGAGTGAAGGTGGATCGCGAGGCTCGCCGTCTGGCGGGATACCGCTATGGCCGCCAGATTGCTGATGACTATATGACGCAGTTAGGGCAGGGCGAGCATCAGGTGGCGCGCTGGCTGGAGGCGGAAAACGATCCGCGTCTGACCGAGATCGTCACGCATCTTAACCATGTTGTCGAAGAGGCGCGTATCCGATGA